In a single window of the Thermodesulfobacteriota bacterium genome:
- a CDS encoding bacteriohemerythrin, with protein sequence MTNLIKNLMDYASTHFRTEEDYFRKFAYPEAGSHMKEHSDFSSKVKAFKEDYDRGNVRLSIQVMNFLCDWVQNHIKGSDRRYGPFLKSKGIS encoded by the coding sequence TTGACAAATCTTATAAAGAACCTTATGGATTATGCATCGACCCATTTTAGAACGGAGGAAGATTATTTTCGTAAGTTTGCCTACCCGGAGGCAGGCTCCCACATGAAGGAGCATTCAGACTTTTCTTCCAAGGTAAAGGCCTTCAAAGAAGATTACGACAGGGGAAATGTCAGATTATCCATCCAGGTGATGAATTTTTTGTGCGACTGGGTCCAGAATCACATCAAAGGTTCGGATAGACGATACGGTCCCTTCTTAAAATCGAAAGGCATTTCCTGA